The Synergistaceae bacterium genome includes a region encoding these proteins:
- a CDS encoding LPS-assembly protein LptD produces the protein MVKTFRTILVICIVIFSCCEVINAADGESDSENDVPDKVTLNADRVSFNDETGNALAEGRAVMTFNDTTIMAERIEYDASSQKVQAMPLPGEKIILKQENRVLRGDQLNYNLNTKEGILSGAATKIGIGENNATLYVHGQDIEVIPWSVAQERGLVSGTPEDYFVRWHNVTFTTCELDHPHYRLESKVITFIPGKRIIARRPRVYLGNTYLFTSPFDYVLRLQRKAIGYSFLPYLQRSDRKGSGGGMSGALGWDTGSISLGGSWSRKAKFEYKIDIDQEINDKFSINIGVEHTWNDLWQEKFYHPYASLIYDYNGWNARLTWSRNEYISERKDAITEYKGKVTREPEFIIYAPWFKSSLYSWMRVFASYGRYKESLYMLPQDRSVNRYGVGFRNYFEYPFGQVTLFADSRGEAWFYDKDKTNMEMLRNFTGIRYNLGALELGTGYERQYVWGRSAMYWDQYFNLERIHQKVRFPVGREVYLGVRGSYDLKESKIDQVIYSVQWVTDCMIWDLHYKDERVFDGDNSLGLTISINAYPDSDVSFGQRREVDPFVRPREVPTKTK, from the coding sequence ATGGTTAAAACCTTTAGAACAATTTTAGTAATTTGCATAGTAATTTTTTCTTGCTGTGAAGTAATAAACGCTGCTGACGGCGAGTCAGATTCAGAAAATGACGTACCGGACAAAGTTACACTAAATGCCGATAGAGTCTCATTCAACGACGAGACCGGCAACGCATTAGCAGAAGGCCGCGCAGTTATGACCTTCAACGATACAACTATAATGGCCGAACGAATCGAATACGACGCTTCATCACAGAAAGTTCAAGCAATGCCCCTTCCCGGCGAGAAAATAATTTTAAAGCAGGAAAATAGAGTCTTACGGGGAGATCAGCTCAACTACAATTTAAACACTAAAGAAGGCATTTTATCAGGAGCAGCTACTAAAATCGGCATAGGCGAAAACAACGCAACTTTATACGTTCATGGACAAGATATTGAAGTTATCCCGTGGTCTGTTGCTCAGGAACGCGGACTCGTAAGCGGTACACCCGAAGATTATTTTGTGCGCTGGCATAATGTAACTTTCACGACTTGTGAACTAGATCACCCGCATTATAGACTCGAGTCAAAAGTTATTACGTTCATTCCCGGAAAAAGAATCATCGCCAGACGTCCGCGAGTCTATCTTGGGAACACTTATTTATTTACTTCTCCATTTGATTATGTCTTGAGATTACAGCGTAAAGCAATCGGTTATTCTTTCCTGCCGTATTTGCAGCGCAGTGATAGAAAAGGTTCCGGCGGAGGTATGTCGGGTGCACTCGGCTGGGACACAGGCTCTATTTCTCTGGGAGGTTCATGGAGTCGCAAAGCAAAATTTGAATACAAAATCGACATTGACCAGGAAATAAACGATAAATTTTCTATCAATATCGGAGTCGAACACACTTGGAATGACTTATGGCAGGAAAAATTTTATCACCCCTACGCGTCATTGATTTATGATTATAACGGATGGAACGCTCGTCTAACATGGAGCCGCAACGAATACATAAGCGAACGCAAAGACGCAATCACCGAGTACAAAGGCAAAGTAACCAGAGAGCCCGAATTTATTATTTATGCGCCATGGTTCAAAAGCTCGCTTTATTCATGGATGAGAGTTTTTGCGTCATACGGCAGATACAAAGAGTCATTATATATGCTCCCTCAAGATCGTTCTGTTAATAGATACGGCGTAGGATTCAGAAATTATTTCGAGTACCCTTTCGGCCAAGTTACTTTATTTGCTGACTCGCGGGGTGAAGCATGGTTTTACGATAAAGACAAAACAAATATGGAAATGTTACGAAATTTTACGGGCATTAGATATAACCTCGGTGCGTTAGAATTAGGGACAGGATACGAGAGACAATATGTCTGGGGTAGAAGTGCAATGTATTGGGATCAATATTTCAATCTTGAGCGAATCCATCAGAAAGTCAGATTTCCCGTTGGCCGTGAGGTTTATTTAGGTGTCAGAGGCAGCTACGATCTAAAAGAGTCAAAGATAGATCAAGTGATTTACAGTGTTCAATGGGTTACTGACTGTATGATATGGGACTTGCATTACAAAGACGAACGAGTTTTTGACGGCGATAATAGTTTAGGCTTAACTATTTCGATTAATGCTTACCCAGACTCGGATGTCTCGTTTGGACAGAGGCGCGAAGTTGACCCGTTTGTCAGGCCGCGTGAAGTCCCTACGAAGACAAAATAA
- a CDS encoding peptidoglycan DD-metalloendopeptidase family protein, with the protein MRDLDRQRESSQYRSYNNSYQPRSRKKKKKGVSLAFCWGFGVFVFLTFGLASFLMFSAGQFSFSAGTDIDPAWGGSEGSDTTITGNLIKVEVTDLEGAKPQQRENLYVYTENTLNEEIGPLPKYLSDYESIILSVHEDGTRMPDNDDEDEEIPPAPAENITPPENPAPQQPILVENATVWREHVVKNGETLSDIALAHGNITAQDILRANGLKDANRLSENQLLLIPNDPSKIEETLDEVRTRQMRIAATKEKVEPLKVKTYVVAPGDSLWSISNTQNIELDTLIGSNTFKTSARLRPGAKLRIPNQDGIFYVLKKGESLEEVSKRYGVSINKLKQVNVNVDVAALKTGDEIFLPGAKPDGLIERRDAPRLAVKPAPAPSKTPPSKPAPAPKPQPNDVAVRNGTYRWPIMGRINSPFGWRQHPITRRRDFHTGIDIKAARGDPIKAAGSGKVVYSGWMGGYGKVLVIEHSNGQSTLYAHCSTLLAGKGASISSGQLVARVGTTGRSTGPHLHFEVRNGNSPVNPIKYLSR; encoded by the coding sequence TTGAGAGATCTAGACAGACAGCGGGAGTCTTCGCAATATAGAAGTTACAATAATAGTTATCAGCCTCGTTCCCGCAAAAAAAAGAAAAAAGGCGTATCACTCGCATTTTGCTGGGGATTCGGTGTATTTGTGTTTCTCACGTTTGGGCTTGCTTCGTTCTTGATGTTTTCGGCGGGACAGTTTAGTTTTTCGGCGGGAACAGATATCGACCCTGCATGGGGAGGCAGTGAAGGCAGCGACACAACAATAACCGGAAATTTAATCAAAGTAGAAGTTACTGACCTTGAAGGCGCAAAACCTCAGCAGCGCGAAAATTTATATGTCTACACCGAGAATACTTTAAATGAGGAAATCGGACCGCTTCCAAAATATTTATCGGACTATGAAAGCATTATATTAAGTGTTCACGAGGACGGCACAAGAATGCCCGATAACGATGACGAAGACGAAGAAATCCCCCCAGCACCAGCAGAAAATATTACGCCTCCAGAAAATCCCGCACCTCAGCAGCCAATTTTAGTTGAGAATGCAACAGTATGGCGCGAACATGTCGTGAAGAACGGCGAAACACTTTCAGATATAGCACTGGCTCACGGCAATATCACAGCGCAGGACATTTTACGAGCAAACGGACTCAAAGACGCAAACAGACTCTCAGAAAATCAGCTCTTATTAATTCCTAACGATCCAAGCAAGATAGAAGAAACTTTAGACGAGGTTAGAACCCGGCAAATGAGAATCGCCGCAACAAAAGAAAAAGTCGAGCCCCTCAAGGTAAAAACTTATGTAGTAGCACCGGGAGACTCTCTATGGTCAATCTCGAACACGCAAAATATAGAGCTTGATACTTTAATCGGCAGCAACACTTTCAAGACTTCAGCAAGACTCAGACCCGGCGCAAAATTGAGAATCCCCAATCAGGACGGAATTTTTTACGTGTTAAAGAAGGGTGAGAGCTTAGAAGAAGTCAGCAAGCGTTACGGAGTCAGTATCAACAAATTAAAGCAGGTAAATGTAAATGTCGATGTTGCAGCACTCAAGACCGGCGACGAAATATTTTTACCGGGCGCAAAACCTGACGGACTCATTGAACGCAGAGACGCTCCGAGATTGGCAGTTAAACCGGCTCCGGCACCGTCAAAAACACCGCCGTCAAAGCCTGCACCCGCACCGAAGCCGCAGCCTAATGACGTAGCTGTCAGAAACGGGACATACAGATGGCCTATCATGGGAAGAATTAACAGCCCATTTGGTTGGAGACAGCACCCGATCACACGGCGCAGAGATTTTCACACGGGAATCGACATCAAAGCCGCAAGGGGAGACCCAATCAAAGCGGCTGGTTCTGGCAAAGTTGTTTATTCCGGATGGATGGGCGGTTATGGCAAAGTCTTAGTAATCGAGCATTCAAACGGTCAGTCAACATTATATGCTCATTGCAGCACACTATTAGCAGGAAAGGGAGCAAGTATTTCATCAGGTCAGCTAGTAGCAAGAGTCGGCACTACAGGACGTTCAACGGGCCCGCACTTACATTTTGAGGTTCGCAACGGAAATAGCCCTGTAAATCCGATTAAGTACCTGAGCAGATAA
- a CDS encoding type II toxin-antitoxin system HicA family toxin, with the protein MTSTPKILSLVLSGSRDSNIAFSDLQKLLDSLGFYHRTKGSHFIYWHEGIEEIINIQSDGSSAKAYQVKQVRNIIIKYGLKL; encoded by the coding sequence ATGACATCAACACCTAAAATTTTATCTCTAGTACTTAGCGGTTCAAGGGATAGTAATATAGCGTTTAGTGATTTGCAAAAGTTGCTTGATTCTCTCGGATTTTATCATCGTACTAAGGGGAGTCATTTTATTTATTGGCATGAAGGAATCGAAGAAATTATCAATATTCAGTCTGACGGAAGCAGCGCTAAAGCGTATCAGGTTAAACAAGTGCGAAATATTATAATCAAATATGGTTTGAAACTTTAA
- a CDS encoding threonine synthase — protein MGVLKHYRELLPVTANTPDVNLEEGSTPLIFLPRVSERLGIKLFGKFEGCNPSGSFKDRGMVLAVAKALEEGKRAIICASTGNTSASAAAYAASQGIPCFVLLPAGKVALGKLAQALMYGAKVIAVKGNFDRALELAREGAEKTGCAMVNSVNPFRLIGQRSGAWEICDVLGHAPDWHAIPVGNAGNISAYWAGYNEYFKLGKINTLPRMMGFQAEGAAPLVNNKPCPNPETIATAIRIGNPVSAHLARAAVKESNGEFNSVTDSEILNAQKILASEGGVFAEPASCAPLAGLIKLKSLGKLPEGITAVMILTGNGLKDPDTAMSQVGKPIEINDTLDDLMKVLECR, from the coding sequence ATGGGAGTATTGAAGCACTATAGAGAATTATTACCGGTTACAGCAAATACGCCGGATGTGAATCTTGAAGAAGGATCAACGCCGTTAATTTTTTTGCCTAGAGTAAGTGAAAGGCTCGGAATTAAATTATTCGGAAAATTTGAAGGCTGCAACCCGTCTGGATCGTTCAAAGACAGGGGCATGGTCTTAGCAGTTGCAAAGGCGTTAGAAGAAGGCAAACGTGCAATAATCTGCGCATCAACAGGAAATACAAGCGCGTCGGCTGCTGCTTATGCTGCGTCACAGGGGATTCCTTGTTTTGTGTTATTGCCTGCTGGTAAAGTCGCACTCGGAAAACTTGCACAGGCTTTAATGTACGGCGCAAAAGTTATAGCAGTGAAGGGAAATTTTGACAGAGCACTCGAATTAGCGCGTGAAGGTGCAGAAAAAACCGGTTGTGCTATGGTAAATTCTGTTAACCCGTTTAGACTCATTGGTCAGCGTTCAGGAGCTTGGGAAATCTGCGACGTTCTCGGACATGCTCCAGACTGGCACGCTATACCCGTAGGCAATGCAGGAAATATCAGCGCATATTGGGCAGGTTACAACGAATATTTTAAGCTCGGAAAAATAAACACTCTTCCGCGAATGATGGGATTTCAGGCAGAAGGAGCAGCACCGCTCGTAAATAATAAACCATGTCCGAATCCTGAGACAATCGCAACAGCAATAAGAATCGGAAATCCTGTAAGCGCACATTTAGCACGTGCAGCAGTGAAAGAATCTAACGGCGAATTTAATTCCGTTACTGACTCAGAGATTCTAAACGCTCAAAAAATTTTAGCATCAGAGGGCGGAGTCTTTGCTGAACCTGCGTCATGTGCTCCATTAGCGGGACTGATAAAATTAAAGTCTCTCGGAAAATTGCCGGAAGGAATCACAGCTGTAATGATTCTCACTGGTAACGGCTTAAAGGATCCTGATACAGCAATGAGTCAAGTCGGGAAGCCCATAGAAATTAATGATACTCTTGATGATTTAATGAAGGTCTTAGAATGCCGTTAA
- a CDS encoding bifunctional precorrin-2 dehydrogenase/sirohydrochlorin ferrochelatase, producing the protein MQYPLFPFMIDISDSKILIIGGGHVASRRAETLLKCGAEVTAVSPLFIDDFPEKVIKICRAFKISDIDKKFLFVIAASDNREINRLVHDRAKSLDIPVNIADNQNECDFFFPSLINYENIAVSVSSAGESSKLTRKLSDRLREIWPIWVREEREKNTCFYALSQDLAQRIPLFLPSSTVNLRDSWAGRG; encoded by the coding sequence ATGCAATATCCTTTATTCCCGTTTATGATTGACATATCTGACAGCAAAATATTAATTATCGGCGGGGGTCATGTTGCTTCAAGACGTGCGGAGACTCTGTTAAAGTGCGGTGCAGAAGTTACGGCGGTGAGTCCGTTATTTATTGATGATTTTCCGGAAAAAGTTATAAAAATTTGCCGTGCATTCAAAATTTCTGATATTGATAAAAAATTTTTGTTCGTTATAGCGGCCTCTGACAATCGCGAAATAAATAGACTCGTTCATGACCGCGCAAAGAGTCTTGATATTCCCGTAAATATTGCTGATAATCAGAATGAATGCGATTTCTTTTTCCCGTCGCTGATAAATTATGAAAATATTGCAGTGAGTGTGAGTTCAGCCGGCGAATCAAGCAAATTAACCCGCAAATTATCAGATAGACTCCGTGAAATTTGGCCGATTTGGGTTCGTGAAGAGCGCGAAAAAAATACTTGCTTTTACGCCTTATCCCAAGACTTAGCACAGAGAATCCCGCTATTTTTGCCGTCATCAACAGTGAATTTGCGCGACTCATGGGCGGGGAGGGGGTAA
- a CDS encoding ankyrin repeat domain-containing protein, producing the protein MRRLLAVLLILSVVVASPALGAKARRSRRSQRITDAQFLKLCEEGDEQKIIDAIKKGANVNAKDSDGWAALLYVLLSNKNIEIINAFINAGADVNIRDSIGLTVLMLVLRDYSDSPNKLALVNTLLKAGADVNANIPNTHWSVLMVAVMFNHNPEIITKLIEAGANINAKDNLGSTPLIDATRFNSNPEIINVLLKAGANVNDEDNRGYTALTWAVMKYAHIKSSLEKINALLDAGAHVDRLTLNYARDNDKLAGSDALKRLEELSK; encoded by the coding sequence ATGAGACGTTTATTAGCTGTGTTATTGATTTTGTCGGTTGTTGTTGCGAGTCCAGCGTTAGGGGCAAAAGCTCGCAGATCTCGTAGATCTCAAAGAATAACCGACGCGCAATTTTTGAAGTTGTGCGAAGAGGGAGACGAGCAAAAAATTATCGATGCTATAAAAAAGGGTGCTAATGTCAATGCTAAAGATAGCGATGGCTGGGCTGCTCTTCTGTATGTACTACTAAGTAATAAGAACATCGAAATAATTAATGCGTTTATAAATGCTGGTGCTGATGTCAATATTAGAGATAGTATTGGATTGACAGTTTTAATGCTAGTACTAAGAGACTATTCTGATTCTCCTAACAAATTAGCATTAGTGAATACATTGTTAAAGGCTGGAGCTGATGTTAATGCTAATATACCGAATACTCACTGGAGTGTTTTAATGGTGGCAGTAATGTTTAATCATAATCCAGAAATAATTACTAAATTAATAGAAGCAGGAGCTAATATTAACGCTAAAGATAACTTAGGCTCTACCCCTCTAATAGATGCAACAAGATTTAATAGTAATCCAGAAATAATTAATGTATTACTAAAGGCTGGAGCTAATGTTAATGACGAAGATAATCGTGGTTATACCGCTTTAACATGGGCAGTAATGAAATATGCGCATATTAAAAGTAGTCTCGAAAAAATAAATGCTCTTCTTGACGCAGGCGCACATGTTGATAGATTAACACTTAATTATGCTCGCGATAATGATAAACTCGCAGGCTCGGACGCTCTAAAACGTTTGGAAGAATTAAGCAAATGA
- a CDS encoding CTP synthase gives MSKFVFITGGVVSSLGKGITAGSVGTLLKKRGLKVSILKVDPYLNVDAGTMNPFQHGEVFVTDDGAETDLDLGHYERFIDETLSEKNSITTGKIYSSVIKKERRGDYLGGTVQVIPHITNDIQERIIRAAENLDVLIVEIGGTVGDIEGQPFLEAIRQMAVRVGRENVVYCHVTLVPYLEAAKELKTKPTQHSVQELRRIGILPNVLVCRTSHPMDTGMKNKIALFCDVPPEAVIEVRDEKTIYNVPVSLHKQGLDDLILKYLGLNHESEPDLSDWLRVVDRYINPPEEVNIALVGKYVQHKDAYLSVVEALHHGGIAHSVRVNIVSVESEDLETGDPAEILKFADGILIPGGFGVRGVEGMITAAKYARENNVPLFGICLGMQMMVVEFARNVCKLPDAHSKEMNPATPHPVIHLMEEQENLSDLGGTMRLGAYPCDLVEGTKAAAAYGQLKISERHRHRYEFNNAYRKRLENAGLKISGVCTERDLVEIIELPDQNWYVGGQFHGELKSRPIRPHPLFDGFINASVNYMRNRAKEA, from the coding sequence ATGTCAAAATTTGTATTTATCACCGGCGGTGTAGTATCGTCTTTAGGCAAGGGAATCACGGCAGGTTCTGTCGGCACTCTCTTAAAGAAGCGCGGACTCAAGGTTTCTATTTTGAAAGTTGACCCTTATTTGAACGTCGACGCAGGAACTATGAATCCATTTCAGCACGGAGAAGTTTTCGTAACTGACGACGGAGCAGAAACAGATTTAGATCTCGGCCATTATGAAAGATTTATAGATGAGACTTTGAGCGAGAAAAATTCAATAACGACCGGGAAAATTTATTCAAGCGTAATCAAGAAGGAACGGCGCGGCGATTATCTGGGCGGAACTGTTCAAGTTATCCCGCACATTACGAATGATATTCAAGAACGCATAATCAGGGCTGCTGAAAATCTTGATGTCTTGATTGTCGAAATAGGCGGGACTGTCGGCGATATTGAGGGTCAGCCGTTTTTGGAGGCAATAAGGCAAATGGCAGTAAGAGTCGGCCGTGAAAATGTCGTTTATTGTCATGTTACGTTAGTCCCGTATCTTGAAGCAGCAAAGGAATTGAAGACTAAGCCCACGCAGCACAGTGTACAGGAATTGCGCCGAATTGGAATTTTGCCTAATGTCCTAGTTTGCCGGACGAGTCATCCTATGGATACAGGCATGAAGAATAAAATCGCGCTTTTCTGTGATGTTCCGCCCGAAGCCGTTATAGAGGTCAGAGATGAGAAGACAATTTATAATGTGCCTGTGAGCCTTCATAAGCAGGGACTCGATGATTTAATTCTGAAATATTTAGGTCTGAATCATGAGTCAGAACCGGACTTAAGCGACTGGTTAAGAGTTGTCGACAGATATATTAATCCCCCTGAAGAAGTAAATATTGCTTTGGTCGGGAAATATGTACAGCACAAGGACGCATATTTAAGCGTTGTCGAAGCACTGCATCACGGCGGAATCGCTCACAGTGTAAGAGTCAATATTGTATCTGTAGAATCTGAAGACTTAGAGACAGGAGATCCGGCAGAAATATTAAAATTTGCTGATGGAATATTAATCCCCGGCGGATTCGGAGTCAGAGGCGTTGAAGGCATGATAACAGCTGCGAAATATGCGCGTGAAAATAACGTGCCTTTATTCGGGATTTGTCTGGGAATGCAAATGATGGTCGTAGAATTTGCCCGTAATGTCTGCAAGCTTCCCGACGCTCACAGCAAAGAAATGAACCCGGCGACTCCTCATCCTGTAATACACTTAATGGAGGAACAGGAAAATTTAAGCGATCTCGGAGGAACAATGAGACTCGGTGCTTATCCGTGTGATTTAGTCGAAGGCACGAAGGCGGCGGCGGCTTATGGACAGTTAAAAATTTCCGAGCGTCATAGACACAGATACGAATTTAATAACGCATATAGAAAGCGACTCGAAAATGCCGGCTTGAAAATTTCCGGAGTCTGCACAGAACGTGATTTAGTAGAAATTATAGAGTTACCTGATCAAAATTGGTATGTGGGCGGGCAGTTTCACGGCGAGTTAAAATCGCGTCCGATTCGTCCTCATCCGTTATTTGACGGTTTTATCAATGCAAGTGTAAATTACATGCGAAATAGAGCAAAGGAGGCTTAA
- a CDS encoding homoserine kinase, with amino-acid sequence MPLISLKVPATTANLGSGFDTLGMALSLYNIFTVDKILPEGEYACEISGEGVDELKDARKNMIVTSYLRACQEWNLQAKGFAFSCCNAVPLNRGLGSSSTAVVAGVVIANLLSESNFPESELLRVMTLIEGHPDNVVPCFIGGMTVSCWDGESLRYVRLPALPDSLNVIAAVPDFQVHTEDARKILPDSVPFRDAVFNVSHASLLCAAWAMGRWDLLRVGMEDRLHQPHRAKLFPGETGEKFFSEIANHPDCIATAISGSGPTMIAIVHGQAGKLSGAMCKLFTDGGAASHFFVLNCASSGTVIE; translated from the coding sequence ATGCCGTTAATTAGTCTTAAGGTACCCGCAACAACTGCAAATTTAGGTTCCGGATTTGACACGCTGGGAATGGCATTAAGTCTCTATAATATTTTCACGGTTGATAAAATTCTGCCTGAAGGTGAATATGCCTGCGAAATTTCCGGAGAAGGTGTCGACGAACTCAAGGACGCGCGAAAAAATATGATCGTAACAAGTTATCTGCGTGCGTGCCAAGAATGGAATTTGCAAGCTAAGGGGTTTGCGTTCTCATGCTGTAATGCAGTGCCGTTAAATAGGGGTCTGGGCAGCTCTTCAACTGCTGTAGTTGCCGGAGTAGTAATCGCTAATTTATTGAGTGAGTCAAATTTTCCGGAAAGTGAATTACTGCGCGTCATGACATTAATAGAAGGTCATCCGGATAATGTAGTGCCGTGCTTTATAGGGGGTATGACTGTCTCATGCTGGGACGGCGAGTCATTGCGTTATGTGAGGCTGCCTGCTTTGCCTGATAGTTTGAATGTTATAGCTGCTGTTCCTGATTTCCAAGTTCATACGGAAGACGCGAGAAAAATTTTGCCTGATAGCGTGCCTTTTCGTGATGCAGTCTTTAATGTGAGTCATGCGTCTTTATTGTGTGCTGCGTGGGCGATGGGGCGCTGGGATTTATTGCGTGTCGGAATGGAAGACAGACTTCACCAACCACACCGGGCGAAATTATTTCCTGGTGAGACGGGAGAAAAATTTTTCAGCGAGATTGCGAATCATCCTGACTGCATAGCGACTGCAATATCAGGATCAGGGCCTACAATGATAGCGATAGTTCACGGCCAGGCGGGTAAATTATCGGGTGCAATGTGCAAATTATTCACGGACGGAGGGGCAGCTTCTCACTTTTTTGTGTTAAATTGTGCATCGTCGGGGACTGTCATAGAGTAA
- a CDS encoding ankyrin repeat domain-containing protein, giving the protein MRGVNILRKSLLVVLIFLLSASQLQAARLHDEQFLFLCANGTPQEINNAIKSGANVNAKFNDGVTALMFAAVNNKNPEVIKILLQARNNVNYKDNDGMTALMFAANSRNDSEVIKLLLKAGANVNAKDKTSSTALIFAACSTNNPEVINILLKAGADVNAEDKSGWTALIWAAKFNENPEIVNALIDSDSPVKHRDKSGRTALDYARNNENLKGSDALKRLEELSK; this is encoded by the coding sequence ATGAGAGGAGTAAATATTTTGCGTAAAAGTTTATTAGTTGTGCTAATTTTTTTGTTGAGTGCGAGTCAACTTCAGGCGGCGAGACTTCATGACGAGCAATTTTTATTCTTATGTGCTAACGGAACTCCGCAGGAAATCAATAACGCCATCAAATCAGGAGCAAACGTCAACGCAAAATTTAATGACGGCGTTACAGCTTTAATGTTTGCAGCAGTTAATAATAAGAATCCTGAAGTAATAAAAATTTTATTGCAGGCTCGAAATAATGTTAACTATAAGGATAATGACGGCATGACAGCTCTAATGTTTGCGGCAAACAGCAGAAATGACTCAGAAGTAATTAAATTACTGCTTAAAGCCGGAGCAAATGTAAACGCTAAAGATAAAACAAGTTCGACAGCTTTAATTTTTGCGGCATGCAGTACTAACAATCCTGAAGTAATAAATATTTTATTGAAGGCCGGTGCTGATGTAAACGCTGAAGATAAAAGCGGCTGGACGGCTCTAATATGGGCGGCAAAGTTCAACGAGAATCCCGAAATTGTTAATGCACTCATAGACTCAGATTCACCCGTAAAACATCGCGACAAATCCGGCAGAACAGCTCTTGATTACGCACGCAATAATGAGAATCTCAAAGGCTCGGACGCTCTTAAACGTTTGGAAGAATTAAGCAAATAA
- a CDS encoding type II toxin-antitoxin system HicB family antitoxin, translating to MDKYEKIIYWSELDNKFIVEVPELAGCMSDGSTPQEALYNAGIVIQEWIETAISLGREIPEPAGKLLYA from the coding sequence ATGGACAAGTACGAAAAAATTATTTACTGGTCTGAGCTTGACAATAAATTTATCGTGGAAGTTCCCGAACTGGCCGGGTGCATGTCAGACGGATCAACGCCGCAGGAAGCTCTATACAATGCAGGAATAGTGATTCAAGAATGGATCGAGACAGCTATATCACTTGGCCGCGAAATTCCCGAACCTGCCGGAAAATTACTTTACGCATGA
- a CDS encoding ankyrin repeat domain-containing protein produces the protein MKRLLLSILIIFSILNANQVQAAKSQNISGEKFLDLCRNGTAQEIINAINSGANVNAKDDDGTTAFMIASAVNKDSEVINALIKAGADVNAKTSFGGTALMSAAAVNSPEIVNILLSAGADVNAKNYHDLTALMYAASNSEYPEIINMLINSGADVKARDQSGKSALDYARNNENLKGSEALKRLEELSK, from the coding sequence ATGAAACGTTTGTTATTGTCAATATTAATTATTTTCTCGATTTTGAATGCTAATCAAGTTCAGGCAGCGAAATCACAGAATATAAGCGGCGAAAAATTTTTAGATTTATGCAGAAATGGAACAGCGCAAGAAATTATTAATGCAATAAATTCAGGTGCAAACGTCAACGCAAAAGATGATGACGGGACTACTGCTTTTATGATAGCGTCTGCAGTGAATAAAGACAGCGAAGTAATTAATGCACTCATAAAGGCCGGTGCTGATGTAAACGCTAAAACAAGTTTCGGCGGGACGGCTCTAATGTCGGCAGCGGCGGTTAATTCTCCCGAAATCGTTAATATACTGCTTAGTGCCGGAGCTGATGTCAACGCAAAAAATTATCACGACCTGACAGCTTTAATGTACGCAGCCTCAAATAGTGAATATCCTGAAATAATAAATATGCTGATTAATTCAGGAGCAGACGTTAAAGCCCGCGACCAATCAGGAAAATCAGCACTCGATTACGCCCGCAATAATGAGAATCTCAAAGGCTCGGAAGCTCTAAAACGTTTGGAAGAGTTAAGCAAATGA